The genomic segment AACCTGCTCGATTCCTATCAGCAGCTGTTCAGCCAGCCGCTGGAGGCTTCGCAAGCGGCGAAGAACCTGCAGCTGCCGCGCACCGGCAAGAGCGATATCGGCTCGATCCTGTTCGACAACGCGATGTACCAGATCGAGAGCGCGGTGCGCTTCGCCGGCAACATCCCGACCGTGCTCAAGAGCGTCTCCGACGTGCTCGGCAAGATCGCCGATCCGAAGTCGCGCGAGAGCCTCGCCAGCATGGTGTCGCCGCCGACCATGCTCAACAAGACGATCTCCTCGGAGCGGAGCTTTGCCGGCGTGTCGATCCCGCTGTCGCGGGCCAAGGCGTTGGCCAAGCAGGCCGGCGGCAAGCTCAACGACGTCGTGCTGGCGCTCGCCTCCGGCGTGGTTCGCCGCTATCTCCTGCAATATGGCACGCTGCCGGCGAAATCCCTGACCGCCGCCGTGCCGATCTCGCTGCGTGAGGAGGGCAACACCGAGGCCAACAACCAGGTGTTCGGCATGATCTGCTCGATCGCCACCAACATCGAGGATCCCAAGGCGCGCCTTGAGGCCATCATCGCGCAATCGACCAAGTCCAAGGAGATGTCGCATCCCTTGCGCGCCTTGATGCCGCAGGTCTCCAACATCTCGATGCTGGGCGCGCCGATTATGGTGCAGATCCTGGCGTTGCTCTACAGCCGCTCGAATCTTTCCGACGTGCTGCCGCCCGCGGCCAACATCACCGTGTCCAACGTGCCCGGGCCGCGCCAGACGCTCTATGCCGCCGGCGCCGAGCTCTTGCACATCTTCCCGGTGTCGATCTCGACCCACGGGCAGGCGCTCAACATCACCGTGCAGAGCTATCGCGACCAGCTCGATTTCGGCTTCATCGTCGGCGCCAACATCATTCCGCACGTCCAGGTGATGTGTGACATGCTGCCCGAGGAGTTCGCCGCGCTGGAGGCGGCCTACACGCCGCCGGCCACCGATATCAAGGGCGCTGCGGAGTAAGGAATTTGCAATGATTGAAATGCCCCCGCTCAAGTTCGCGACGACGAACGGAATCCGCATGGGCTATTACGAGGCAGGCCCCGCCGACGACAAGCCGCCGGTCGTGCTGTGCCACGGCTGGCCCGAGCTCGCCTTCTCCTGGCGCCATCAGATCAAGACGCTGAGCGAGGCCGGCATCCGCGTGATCGCGCCTGACCAGCGCGGCTACGGCGCGACCGACCGGCCCGAGCCGGTCGAAGCCTATGACATGGAGCACTTGACCGGCGATCTCGTCGGTTTGCTCGATCATCTCGGAATCGACAAGGCGATCTTTGTCGGTCACGACTGGGGCGGCTTCGTCGTCTGGCAGATGCCGCTGCGGCATCCCACGCGCGTCGCCGGCGTCGTTGGGGTCAACACCCCGCACTGGGACCGCGCGCCGATCGACCCGATCGCGCTGTTCCGCCAGCGCTTTGGCGACCAGATGTACATCGTCCAGTTCCAGGACCCCGCGCGCGGACCGGACAAGATCTTCAGCAGCCGTGTCGAGCAGACTTTTGACGCCTTCATGCGCAAACCGGCCGCGCGCCCTCCGGGTGCGCCCGAGGAACAGCCGATTGCCGGCATTGGTGCTTCGCCCCGCATCAACCTGGCGTTCCCGCAGATGATCGCGAATTACGACGCCAGACATGATCCGCGCACGCCGATCCTGTCGGCTGACGAGAAGAAAGTGTTCGTCGATACGTTCACGAAGACCGGTTTTACCGGCGGCATCAACTGGTACCGCAATTTCACCCGTAACTGGGAGCGCGCGAACGGGCTGGACCATCACGTCCACGTGCCGTCGCTGATGATCATGGCCGAGAACGATGCGGTGCTGCCGCCATCGGCGGCCGACGGCATGGAGAAGCTGATCGATGACCTCGAGAAGTATCTGGTGAAGGACAGCGGCCATTGGACGCAGCAGGAGAAGCCGGAAGAGGTCAGCGCCAAGCTGATCGAATGGCGTAGAAGGCGGTTTGGCTAGCGCCCGTCATTGCGAACGCGTCATTGCGAGGAGCGGAGCGACGAAGCAATCCAGACTGCCTCCGCGGATATATTTCTGGATTGCTTCGCTTCGCTCGCAATGACGACATTGAGGCAGGGGGACTACATTTCGATGTCATCCAAGAACCGTCTGGACCCGATTCCGCAGCCGCCGACCAAACCGGTGGTCGGCAACATGCTGTCGCTGGACGCGGCCGCTCCCGTGCAGCACCTGACGCGGCTGGCCAAGGAGCTCGGTCCGATCTTCTGGCTCGACATGATGGGCTCGCCGATCGTCGTCGCCTCCGGCCACGATCTCGTCGACGAGCTCTCGGACGAGAAGCGGTTCGACAAGACGGTGCGCGGCGCGCTGCGGCGTGTGCGTGCGGTCGGCGGCGACGGCCTGTTCACCGCCGACACCCGCGAGCCGAACTGGAGCAAGGCGCACAACATCCTGCTGCAGCCCTTCGGCAACCGCGCCATGCAGTCCTATCACCCGAGCATGGTCGACATCGCCGAGCAGCTCGTCCAGAAATGGGAGCGACTCAACGCCGACGACGAGATCGACGTCGTCCATGACATGACAGCGCTGACGCTGGATACGATCGGCCTGTGCGGCTTCGAGTACCGCTTCAATTCGTTCTATCGGCGCGACTACCATCCTTTCGTCGAGTCGCTGGTGCGCTCGCTCGAAACCATCATGATGACGCGCGGCCTGCCGTTCGAGCAGCTCTGGATGCAGAAGCGCCGCAAGACGCTGGCCGAAGACGTCGCCTTCATGAACAAGATGGTCGACGAGATCATCGCCGAGCGGCGCAAGAGCGCGGAGGCCATCGACGACAAGAAGGACATGCTCGCCGCGATGATGACCGGCGTCGACCGTTCCACCGGCGAGCAGCTCGACGACGTCAACATCCGCTACCAGATCAACACGTTTCTGATCGCAGGGCACGAGACCACCAGCGGCCTGTTGTCCTATACGCTCTATGCGCTGCTCAAGCATCCGGAGATTCTCAAGAAGGCCTATGACGAGGTCGACCGCGTCTTCGGTCCCGACGTCAACGCCAAGCCAACCTATCAGCAGGTGACGCAGCTCACCTACATCACGCAGATCCTGAAAGAGTCGCTGCGGCTGTGGCCGCCGGCGCCGGCTTACGGCATCTCGCCGCTGAACGACGAGACCATCGGCGGCGGCAAGTACAAGCTCAGGAAGGGAACGTTCGTCACCATCCTGGTGACGGCGCTGCATCGTGATCCCAGCGTGTGGGGTCCCAACCCCGACGCGTTCGATCCCGAGAATTTCAGCCGCGAGGCGGAGGCGAAACGGCCGATCAATGCCTGGAAGCCGTTCGGCAACGGCCAGCGCGCCTGCATCGGCCGCGGCTTCGCCATGCACGAGGCCGCGCTCGCGCTCGGCATGATCTTGCAGCGCTTCAAGCTGATCGACCACCAGCGCTACCAGATGCATCTGAAGGAGACGCTGACGATCAAGCCGGAAGGCTTCAAGATCAAGGTGCGGCCGCGTGCCGATCGCGAGCGCGGCGCCTATGGCGGGCCCATTGCAGCTGCGTCCGCGGCGCCAAAGGCGCAGCGCCAGCCCACCACGCGGCCCGGCCACAACACGCCGATGCTGGTGCTCTACGGCTCCAATCTCGGCACCGCCGAGGAGCTCGCAACGCGCATGGCCGATCTTGCCGAGATCAACGGCTTTGCCGTGCATCTCGGCGCGCTCGACGATTATGTCGGCAAGCTGCCGCGGGAGGGCGGCGTGCTGATCATCTGCGCCTCCTACAACGGCGCGCCGCCCGACAATGCCACGCAATTCGTCAAATGGCTCGGCAGCGATTTGCCGAAGGATGCCTTCGCCGGCGTGCGCTACGCCGTGTTCGGCTGCGGCAACAGCGACTGGGCTGCGACCTATCAATCGGTGCCGCGCTTCATCGACGAGCAATTGTCGAAGCACGGCGCGCGCGCGGTCTATCCGCGCGGCGAGGGCGATGCGCGCAGCGATCTCGACGGCCAGTTCCAGAAATGGTTCCCCGCAGCCGCGCAAGTCGCGACCAAGGAATTCGGCATCGACTGGAACTTCACCCGGACCGCCGAGGACGATCCGCTTTACGCGATCGAGCCTGTCGCGGTGACCGCGGTCAACACCATCGTCGCCCAGGGTGGCGCGGTGGCGATGAAGGTGCTGGTCAACGACGAGCTCCAGAACAAGGCCGGACCTTATCCATCGGAGCGCTCGACGCGCCACATCGAGGTGGAGCTGCCGGCCAACGTCGCCTATCGCGTCGGCGACCATTTGAGCGTCGTCCCGCGCAACGATCCGACGCTGGTGGATTCAGTTGCCCGCCGCTTCGGCTTCCTGCCGGCCGATCAGATCAGGCTCCAGGTGGCTGAAGGCCGGCGCGCGCAATTGCCGGTCGGCGCGGCCGTGTCGGTCGGCCGCCTGCTCAGCGAGTTCGTCGAGCTGCAGCAGGTGGCGAGCCGCAAGCAGATCCAGATCATGGCCGAGCACACCCGCTGCCCCGTCACCAAGCCGAAGCTGGTGGCCTTCGTCGGCGAGGAGGCGGAGCCGCTCGAGCGTTATCGCACCGAGATCCTCGCCAAGCGCAAATCGGTGTTCGACATGCTGCTCGAGTATCCGGCCTGCGAATTGCCGTTCCACGTCTATCTCGAAATGCTCTCGCTGCTGGCGCCGCGCTATTACTCGATCTCGTCCTCGCCGTCGGTCGACCCGGCGCGTTGCAGCGTCACGGTCGGCGTGGTCGAGGGGCCGGCGGCCTCCGGCCGCGGTACCTACAAGGGCATTTGCTCGAACTATCTCGCCAACCGGCGGCCGGGCGATACGATCTATGCCACCGTGCGCGAGACCAAGGCAGGCTTCCGCCTGCCGGATGATCCATCCGTGCCGATCATCATGATCGGTCCGGGCACGGGACTTGCGCCGTTCCGCGGCTTTATCCAGGAGCGCGCCGCGCGCAAGGCGAAAGGGACCACGCTCGGCCCGGCCGTGCTGTTCTTCGGCTGTCGCCATCCCGATCAGGATTTTCTCTATGCGGACGAGCTGAAAGCGCTGGCGGCTGCTGGCATCACCGAGCTGTTCACCGCATTCTCGCGCGCGGACGGGCCGAAGACCTATGTGCAGCACGTGCTCGCCGCGCAGAAGGACAAAGTCTGGCCGCTGATCGAGCGGGGCGCGATCATCTATGTCTGCGGCGATGGTGGAAAAATGGAGCCCGACGTGAAGGCGGCGCTCATCGCGATCCAGCGCGAGAAGAGCGGCAGCGATGCCGCCGCCGGTGCCCGGTGGATCGAGGAGATGGGCGCGAACAACCGCTATGTGCTGGACGTCTGGGCGGGCGGGTGATTGCTCGCCCTTTCGTGCTAAAGCACTCCCATGATTCCCTGGGAAAAGCTCGACACCGCCAAAGTCCCCGGTTCCGACGAGGAGCTCCGCCTGATGCGGCGGGGCAAGGAGTTCTCCATCAAGCTCGGCACCAACGAGCTGATGAACAGCCGCCTGTCGGGGTCGGAAGCGGCGCTCGCCACGCTTGCCGCGAAGCAGATCGAGAAAGTCGCAAAACCCGTCGTTCTCATCGGCGGTCTCGGCATGGGTTTCACGCTACGTGCGGCGCTGGCCGTGCTCGGAGCCCAGGCGAAGATCGTCGTCTCCGAGTTGGTCCCGTCGGTCGTCGCCTGGGCGCGGGGTCCGATGGCGGAGGTGTTCGGCGACAGCCTCGATGATGCCAGGGTGAGCATTCGCGAGATCGACGTCGGCGAAGTCATCCGGGCGAAGCGTTCGGCTTTCGACGCCATCCTGCTCGACGTCGACAACGGGCCCGAGGGGCTCACCCGGAAGGGCAATGACGCACTCTACGATGCGAGCGGGCTGCAGGTCGCGAAGACGGCGCTGCGGCCGGGAGGCGTGCTGGCCGTCTGGTCGTCGGGACCCAATCCGGAGTTCACAGGGCGTCTCAAGCGCGCCGGCTTCGACGTCAACGAAGTCAACGTTCGCGCCACCGGCAGAGGCGGCGGCGCGCGCCACATGATCTGGATCGCGCGGAAGGGCTAGGCAACGACCCAAGGCTAGAACATCGTGTTGCCGTTCGCGGGGTTTTCAGGAATCTCCTGAACGACGTCCCAGTGCTCGACGATCTTGCCGTTCTCCAGCTTGAAGATGTCCACGATTGCGCGGCCCCTGGTGCCGGGCTCGCGAACGGAATGAACGTGCAAGATGACGAAGTCACCCTCCGCAAAACTGCGCTTGATCTCGCTGCGCGAGTTCGGAAACTTCTCGCGCAGGAAGCCGATGAACTTCCGGAAGCCGTCGGGCCCGTCGGGAGCGGTTGGATTGTGCTGGACGTAGCGGTTGCCGACATAGGCGAGGGCGGCGTCGGCGTCCTTCTGATTGAGGCCTTTCTCATAGAAGGCCAGCACGGTTTGGCGGTTGGCTTCTTCCTGCGCGCTGGCGGCCATCGCGTCGCCGCCGGCAAGAGACAATATGAGAATGGAAGCGGCCATCATTGCCGCGGATCGGATGATGAAATTCATGTGAGCTCCGAGAGGCCGCGCCTCTGTTTGGCGTCTGAGACGGCTTGTATAGCCTTCATCGGAACCCACGTTAAGACAGGCACCGGCAGCTCACATGGTCACCGAGAGGAGACTGGCCGGCCTAGGCCGCCTGCGCCGCCGCGCCGTGCGCGTGCTTGTCGATAGCATCGATGATCTCCGGCCAGAAGCGCATGGGCAGCGCGTGGCCCATGCCCTCGATCATCAGCAGCTTTGCGTTCGGGATCGACGCGGCCGTGTCCTTGCCGCCTTCGGGGCGGACCAACGGATCGACGGTGCCGTGAATCACGAGCGTCGGTGCCCTCACGCCGTGCAGCCGCTCCTTGCGGCTGCCGGAGGCGAGCACGGCGCGGAGCTGGCGGCCGACGCCGGCCGGATTGAGCCCGCGTGCGAACACGCGCTCGGCGCGGCCAGGGTCGAGCGCTTCCTCTTCCGGGAAGTGCCCGGCGCGCAACACGTTCCAGGTCTGGCCGTAGCGGACGATGAACTCCTCCTTGCTGCGCGGCGGCGGCGCCATCAGCATCGCGGCGGCCTCGCGGGTCGGGGGTGGCACGCGCGGATTGCCCGTCGTCGACATGATCGAGGTCAGCGAGCGCACGCGGTGCGGAAACGACAGCGTCACCTCCTGCGCGATCATGCCACCCATGGACGCCCCGACGAGATGCGCCGACTTGATGCCGAGCGCATCCATCAGGCCGACCGTGTCCTTGGCCATGTCGATCAGCTTGTAGGTGGCGGCCACGGGGATCCGCAAGAAGCGCAGCTTCAGCAGCTCGAACGGCGTCAGGCGCTTGCCGCCGCTGAGATGGCTCGACTTGCCGATATCGCGGTTGTCGAAACGGATCACGCGGAAGCCGCGGGCGGCGAGCTGCTCGCAGAACGCATCGTCCCAATGGATCATCTGTGCGCCGAGGCCCATGATCAGCAGCAGCGGCTCGGCATTGTCGTTGCCGAAGATCTCGTAGCAGATGTCGATGCCGTTGGCGCGGACGGTCTGGGGCGGCTGATGGGCGGTCACGGGTCCCTCCTGCTGACCGATGCTGTATCGCACGGTTTCGTTCCGCGAAGAAGCGGCGTGTCCGACGCCGCGCCTGCTGCTTGCCGGTTGACCGGCACCGCGCAACGGTGTGGTATGGCGGGACAAGAAGGGTGCAAAGCCCTCCGCATTGGGAGGACGC from the Bradyrhizobium sp. WBAH42 genome contains:
- a CDS encoding wax ester/triacylglycerol synthase family O-acyltransferase, whose protein sequence is MADGKKLSSLDASFLYLETPEMPMHVGSMAIFRLPDDYEGDFFEDFKAMIVSRLHIAPILKARLEKAPLDIDHPSWVEDDQFDIDRHIFRASLPQPRDRATLERIVGWMHAKLLNRARPLWEFYVFEGMKDNEVGLYSKMHHAAIDGGAGAALTNMIYDISPIPRKVDPPTAGSKPGQEPRDIAANLLDSYQQLFSQPLEASQAAKNLQLPRTGKSDIGSILFDNAMYQIESAVRFAGNIPTVLKSVSDVLGKIADPKSRESLASMVSPPTMLNKTISSERSFAGVSIPLSRAKALAKQAGGKLNDVVLALASGVVRRYLLQYGTLPAKSLTAAVPISLREEGNTEANNQVFGMICSIATNIEDPKARLEAIIAQSTKSKEMSHPLRALMPQVSNISMLGAPIMVQILALLYSRSNLSDVLPPAANITVSNVPGPRQTLYAAGAELLHIFPVSISTHGQALNITVQSYRDQLDFGFIVGANIIPHVQVMCDMLPEEFAALEAAYTPPATDIKGAAE
- a CDS encoding alpha/beta fold hydrolase, producing the protein MIEMPPLKFATTNGIRMGYYEAGPADDKPPVVLCHGWPELAFSWRHQIKTLSEAGIRVIAPDQRGYGATDRPEPVEAYDMEHLTGDLVGLLDHLGIDKAIFVGHDWGGFVVWQMPLRHPTRVAGVVGVNTPHWDRAPIDPIALFRQRFGDQMYIVQFQDPARGPDKIFSSRVEQTFDAFMRKPAARPPGAPEEQPIAGIGASPRINLAFPQMIANYDARHDPRTPILSADEKKVFVDTFTKTGFTGGINWYRNFTRNWERANGLDHHVHVPSLMIMAENDAVLPPSAADGMEKLIDDLEKYLVKDSGHWTQQEKPEEVSAKLIEWRRRRFG
- a CDS encoding bifunctional cytochrome P450/NADPH--P450 reductase, which translates into the protein MSSKNRLDPIPQPPTKPVVGNMLSLDAAAPVQHLTRLAKELGPIFWLDMMGSPIVVASGHDLVDELSDEKRFDKTVRGALRRVRAVGGDGLFTADTREPNWSKAHNILLQPFGNRAMQSYHPSMVDIAEQLVQKWERLNADDEIDVVHDMTALTLDTIGLCGFEYRFNSFYRRDYHPFVESLVRSLETIMMTRGLPFEQLWMQKRRKTLAEDVAFMNKMVDEIIAERRKSAEAIDDKKDMLAAMMTGVDRSTGEQLDDVNIRYQINTFLIAGHETTSGLLSYTLYALLKHPEILKKAYDEVDRVFGPDVNAKPTYQQVTQLTYITQILKESLRLWPPAPAYGISPLNDETIGGGKYKLRKGTFVTILVTALHRDPSVWGPNPDAFDPENFSREAEAKRPINAWKPFGNGQRACIGRGFAMHEAALALGMILQRFKLIDHQRYQMHLKETLTIKPEGFKIKVRPRADRERGAYGGPIAAASAAPKAQRQPTTRPGHNTPMLVLYGSNLGTAEELATRMADLAEINGFAVHLGALDDYVGKLPREGGVLIICASYNGAPPDNATQFVKWLGSDLPKDAFAGVRYAVFGCGNSDWAATYQSVPRFIDEQLSKHGARAVYPRGEGDARSDLDGQFQKWFPAAAQVATKEFGIDWNFTRTAEDDPLYAIEPVAVTAVNTIVAQGGAVAMKVLVNDELQNKAGPYPSERSTRHIEVELPANVAYRVGDHLSVVPRNDPTLVDSVARRFGFLPADQIRLQVAEGRRAQLPVGAAVSVGRLLSEFVELQQVASRKQIQIMAEHTRCPVTKPKLVAFVGEEAEPLERYRTEILAKRKSVFDMLLEYPACELPFHVYLEMLSLLAPRYYSISSSPSVDPARCSVTVGVVEGPAASGRGTYKGICSNYLANRRPGDTIYATVRETKAGFRLPDDPSVPIIMIGPGTGLAPFRGFIQERAARKAKGTTLGPAVLFFGCRHPDQDFLYADELKALAAAGITELFTAFSRADGPKTYVQHVLAAQKDKVWPLIERGAIIYVCGDGGKMEPDVKAALIAIQREKSGSDAAAGARWIEEMGANNRYVLDVWAGG
- a CDS encoding spermidine synthase — translated: MIPWEKLDTAKVPGSDEELRLMRRGKEFSIKLGTNELMNSRLSGSEAALATLAAKQIEKVAKPVVLIGGLGMGFTLRAALAVLGAQAKIVVSELVPSVVAWARGPMAEVFGDSLDDARVSIREIDVGEVIRAKRSAFDAILLDVDNGPEGLTRKGNDALYDASGLQVAKTALRPGGVLAVWSSGPNPEFTGRLKRAGFDVNEVNVRATGRGGGARHMIWIARKG
- a CDS encoding ester cyclase, which encodes MNFIIRSAAMMAASILILSLAGGDAMAASAQEEANRQTVLAFYEKGLNQKDADAALAYVGNRYVQHNPTAPDGPDGFRKFIGFLREKFPNSRSEIKRSFAEGDFVILHVHSVREPGTRGRAIVDIFKLENGKIVEHWDVVQEIPENPANGNTMF
- a CDS encoding alpha/beta fold hydrolase codes for the protein MTAHQPPQTVRANGIDICYEIFGNDNAEPLLLIMGLGAQMIHWDDAFCEQLAARGFRVIRFDNRDIGKSSHLSGGKRLTPFELLKLRFLRIPVAATYKLIDMAKDTVGLMDALGIKSAHLVGASMGGMIAQEVTLSFPHRVRSLTSIMSTTGNPRVPPPTREAAAMLMAPPPRSKEEFIVRYGQTWNVLRAGHFPEEEALDPGRAERVFARGLNPAGVGRQLRAVLASGSRKERLHGVRAPTLVIHGTVDPLVRPEGGKDTAASIPNAKLLMIEGMGHALPMRFWPEIIDAIDKHAHGAAAQAA